Genomic segment of Leptidea sinapis chromosome 30, ilLepSina1.1, whole genome shotgun sequence:
ATAGTACTCTTCATATTAGTCCGatacaaataacattaatttcaaccgttcaccattcgttcacgaatattgtctatAGTTCCGAAGTACGTTGATGTGTccgaaaacaaaatagagtaACACTATCGAagcttcgtttaaatttcgttcgtttacgaTGTTTCGATTTGGACAAAGAGAGTAGACCCCCTGGATCCGTAATCGATGTATCGTCTTGGTCGGAGCCTGCGCCGTATAACGAACTCACATTTTTAAATGCTtatgttacgccctgcccactacaattgcagtgccgcaggattcttgaaaatcccaaaatttctgagaGGCTTGCAGCCGATTACTTGAGAGATGAGATGCTTaggtcccatttgcccagtaatttcactagctacatttcacacattactgcttcttggcagaaaaaggcaccgttgcggtacccataacctagccggcatcctgtccaaaggagcccATAAGTAAGTGCCCTTATATATGCCCTTATGCATACAACAAATATATGGAATGAAAGAGGAAGGGTACATGTACTGAAGAGAAGAGGAAGGTTTTCCATTGACGTAGTTGTTGCTTTGTGGACCAATAACTCAGGAGAACAACTGATTGTTCTTCAGAAAACATGTGattgaaacaaattatttatataaatcaatttattacCGTACGAGTTCCTTGCCataattttagataaataagttaaataataaaatcatgacTTAATGAATACTTAAAGTTAACTCGACGTTATGTCATTAAatagaatttgaaattttaaataaaaaaacactaaataATAACTTGGCCGAATTTCAATCAAATAATGACATCAATGAGAATTCACTTAACGCTATGGCGTATAAAATtcgatcaaaaatatttaaaaaaacagtaaCACCAATGAAGAACACaggaaacaaataaaaaaaacggaaGCAAAATCGAATAAGTTTAAAGACGCGCAAACGACCGCAGTTTCTAATTATTATACTATGTAAGACTATATTTCAAATTGGAACGTAgccaaaacaaataattttatacagttaACTCacgtttatttacaaataaaattacatctaTTTAATCGTGTATTGTGATTCAAAAATCAACTTTTACCTTAATATAGATCACAGATAGTGTCACTTACAGCGTTGAAATGAATCTGAACATCGCTTGTACGAAAGCAGAACTAATTTACAATAACTTGCCAAAACCAAACGACCCAAATGTCAAATTAACGTCAATTTAATGAGAGCGAGGCATGAAAATTGAAAACTTATGGAAATGAAAAGAGTAAGTACAttactataaatataacaaatataaattaaattaaaatctaatggtgaaagaataGAAGAGAAGAGTAATAAGGAAAAGTATTGCAACTCCAATCCAGGAGAAAAAGTCTAGTCAAAAAACTGGCAAGTTCTTAGGAATACGCATAGCCTTATTATTAAGCACTAGTTCCGATAACATCACTgacatttacataaaaaacaacAGTTGACTAGAATGATCTTGGatcaatatttgaatattacctTGTTAATTgctaatataaacatatttaccGCGTAGTTGCTTTGTAGGATTACCAGCTAGAGACAGGTAATGCTGCGCAATACTGATGcagtaaaatacatataatatgtacatagaAATAAaaggatatttaaaatatattccaaAATAATCTCGTATGTATCGTTTTCCTTACTTGATAAGATATAAAAGACTGAAATTTATACATGGCAATctctttttacttatttttcttCTTTGTTTTGCTTATTATCTGTTTGTATCTTTTTATCGTCCAGCATatctttttgtattttatctttGATGTTGTCTGCAACATCATTGTTGGTATCCATTTTTATAGGGAATTCTTCATTTAGTACGTTTTCAAACTCCATAgcaattttgtttacatttttcttCATCATCGTATCTGGGTAACTCTGGAAATatgtatacaataaaattataataacaaaaatatttgatttgttttagaTAATAAAGAGTTGAATCTTTCGGAAAAGAAAGAAATTATTGCCATCAATCCTTGTAGGGATGTTGTTCGCGATCTTTTTCAAGATACTCATGTCATATCTACCTGAAAACCCCCTGCGGATaggattttattacaaaattgataCGAATGATTGTTATGCATCCATTGCTGACAAGCTTTTCTACAGCTTTCAAGTTACCcaactaaaatattaaagttctggtcgttgtcgaaagctgctcttggttgCTTCAAgcagccgtccatgccaccaCTGCACATGAGTAATGACACCCTGActcatacggcaaaagagaaagccgatcttctgtgcgctctATTTAAACGCCGCCGACATTACGGCATTCGCGATGGTCCGTCGGCGGGATATCATCTGGTATAtgtaacacatagatgggcggcggctataaAAAGCAAGGGGGAATGCAAAAGCAAATTATCTTCGAAGAAGCTCAGCGTCATAAATAGAGgacgacaatacttcaagccggtccacaaccagcgctctacaaagcgcaagtaCAGCCACATATGGATTATTgcagtcatctctggtctggcgcatcccagtgtcagctcgaaccatttgacgaCGTGTATcgtagagctgctcgaattgtcacggacccagtgctctgtgaacggtgaTATCACTTTGCGGTGCGTAAACACATCGCTTTACACCTTTGTCTTCTACCACAATATAtacgggagtgttccgaagaattACTATCTGACCTGacttctgccgccgaattccaccttcgcacgacacgtcacaaattaggatatcatccccacctatGGGGGTGTGGAGTTCCTAGGCCCACCCACACACCTTCAAGAACCTCCCACACTAtccaggaactttcttccacgtacaatcaaGCATTGGAATgtccttccttgtgcggtgtttccaggacgatacgacattggtaccttcaaaaaagtgcgtTCATTTTTCCGGCATCACTTAACActagtacgctcgtttgtcctcctcttccgtataaaaaaaagacttcGTTAATTTTGTGGCAGACCTGTCTAGGTCTGATAGTTCTTCCAAActcattatataaaatatgcgGCAAAACATATAGCGCACAATTATTCAACTGCTCTATTCAAGGGTAAGGAGATGAATCTTTTACAGATTCTGAATTTCCAATGTCCATCGGGCAGTTTGTACGCATATATGATGGTGCACTATATGTAAGCTCTGACTACTCAATGGCCTTAGACTTGAGCCTTAAATATGGAgtacatataaattttaatatatataaatccagtgtcctgatgtttgtttccaatgaACTCTTAAACTAATCAACGGGTTTtattggggattacttcatggagtgcaggttagtccaacttgagagataggatagtttttatttcaatttgggacctatttaataaattaccaaaataaGACAGGAGACCGTGTTAAATAGatctacatttaaattattaacagtattaaaaaatattgtttatactcaataaacgaatattatccAATGAAGTGTtaactggcaccaatactatttttaatattataatactttggtgattatttttactacattatctcttaacatttcattaattattgtaattgtatggTCTTTTAGTTATAGCTTTacgttggtcaaattaaatgtagcagtaattaCTGATGTtaggttaaaatattataaaaggaaACCACTGAAATGCAAAtagcatgtctgtcaagacaaGCATGagcctactcttaaatttgtaacaactttacctGTGAATGTTTctagcaaataaagaactttgactttgaataaaaaaCCAATGAAGAATGTACGAAAAAGCGCCTTATGACGTTCATTATTAAATCTTAAGGGGTGCTTATTATAtcatgtaaaataaacaaattcatATTACACTTAGatggaatttaataaaataaaaaggtacCTTTAAATATAGCTTAACGTTATTAAAAATTCTTCTAAAATCTTGTATGACCTGATCTATTTCTGTATATGAAGAGTTCCTTAATTTTGTCAAAATATCGTTAAGACACATGGGATATTTTACAATCTCATAAAATCTGGGAGCCTGCAAAAAATAAcctttattaataaacataaaatgagCTGTTTACATTGATAGATGggattataattttatattcttcAACATAATCTGTACCGTTTTTATGTCCATGTCGTGTTGAATGAATGCGGCCTCATCAAGGCGAGAtaaattagatattatattttcaaattttttgacAGTATTCGGTGGTAGCGGTTTCTTCTTTTTTGGATGATACCACATTCCTGAAATTGCTACTTTTGATTTACTTGGAGGTTTCTTTTGATTATCTTCCCTTACGTAATTTCCTGTTTGGTCAAAGTTGGGACAGCGGGTTTCTTTATGCTCCTCAGGTTCTCCAGTAGTCATCGCAACACTATCCTCGATGAATGGAGTTCTTAACTCTGTGTCAGGATACTTTGCTTCATCGTCACAATTATGGGCCTGAGTAAGATCTTGTTTAACAGCATTTTCccaaacaatattttgtatttgcGATTTGATGTAACTTGCCCACATATCATTTCTAgttttttcattatcattttgtttcatttctgCTGAAAATTCCTCACTTGTACATAAGCCTAAAGCATCATACAACCGTGCTGTGTCAGATTTACAGCCTTCGTGAAGGAAATCCATTAATTTAGGAGCAGACAACTTCGCTGCTTCCCAAGCTCGATCTGATGTCATTGAACTTAAAATATCTAGTGAATCCATTCCTTTCATTTCTAATGGTGGTATAACATTTCGAATAATCTTTTGATCTTCACTAAATATCTCTTCTGTTCTACGCGGTATCAGACACGGCCATGACTCTGTATTATACTTCGGCTGAGGCGCTAACGTTACTGGCGTAAATGCGCTTTTCATTTTCAAAGAGATTACTTCATCCACAGAATTTTCAAAAGGTGTATCATGAGTTGACCCTTGCATAAATGGTGGTAGTGGATCAGCAGGTTTTATCGGAACCTTATAGCTTCCAGGTTTCATGTAAACTTTGGACATTTCGTGAAATTCATCGTTTTCGGTGTCTAAAAATTGTACGGGGCCAGATGTAATACTATTCGATAGTGTGACATTTGATGGTATTTGAAAGTTATGAGTGTGATTTGATAAAAAATCACTAGGTTCTTTTACCATCTGACCCCATGTCGcaaaaaaatcattttcttCCTTTGTATCACCGCAGCTATTATTTTTCTGCATATAACAGTTTTTAAGTTCAGCTGCTGTAGACATATTTGGTATTAAGGTTTTTTCAACATGACTTACAGGAATCATTTTTGCTTTTAATTCCATTTCTCGCCGTTGCATTACATCCAATGGCAAAGTACCAAATAATTGTTGTCCTGGAGCTTTTCCAAGTTCAGCATCCATTTTATGTCTTAGTTGATTGTACAGTTCTCTCTGATCGGCGTGACAGATACTCTCTATCGTTCGAAAATCAGGAATATTAGTAATAGTCCACGACTGGCGAGGCTTTGCTTCCCTGATGAAAGGATCGCATTTATACTGAGATTTTTGATACTCGAGTTCGTTTTGCTCAGTAAGTGGATAAAAATTTTGACTATTCGGTGGTGGAACCACAGGAAATTTCTTGTAACTGACATTGGGTCTCGATGGCCATGGCCCTTCACTTAAACTCTGAACCGGAGTTTGATTTTGGTTTTGAAGCCATGGCGGTTGGACCGCATTATAAGGTTGAGGTGAAGAATTTACAGTCCGAGGAGTACTAATGTGTGATTTTAcggtttgaaatttattttgattttgatgacGAGGTGCCGCAGAATTTGTTGCATAATAATTGTGCGTAAAGCTCTTCTGTTCCATCGTAAATCCGTGATCAAGGCATTTGAATGTTTTGTAGATGTGAGTCAGCATTTCTTTTGTGATTGCTTGCCACTGCACGAAACATTCCCTTATATTTGggctataatatttattttcaattcgaGAAAATGTGTCATGCTTTTCACTAAGCAGTTCTTTAACGCCT
This window contains:
- the LOC126973853 gene encoding uncharacterized protein LOC126973853 isoform X2, whose product is MKGNFTQGQMQEYGSEKAAEQCEVSEAREKSLESHPGKVQYTVTQKSYGCSKDLDHSKHSYGTITSGILYESSSQSYKSQRYNNTSVPTFSSPPNSPLIGVIFKPSSPNFNSRSTMSDHLNSDRRSQSSWSISNQEPIGTGAKKKIVKSQDKRTAYNSNPRYNERYKETFTEIDPGRKQDRNLRSESSTSLDFFAEGERMVSELCNIPDQSMKYDSNTKNNQKGINQDEERSKSTGSSEVLLTALDKIIIHDQIPNQIVQLAIEACTDAENIAIAHHNRPCFKNIHSICAKTRSNVQKPDSAVANLHSQGIPWVIKNFIFSFVRILDGWKGVKELLSEKHDTFSRIENKYYSPNIRECFVQWQAITKEMLTHIYKTFKCLDHGFTMEQKSFTHNYYATNSAAPRHQNQNKFQTVKSHISTPRTVNSSPQPYNAVQPPWLQNQNQTPVQSLSEGPWPSRPNVSYKKFPVVPPPNSQNFYPLTEQNELEYQKSQYKCDPFIREAKPRQSWTITNIPDFRTIESICHADQRELYNQLRHKMDAELGKAPGQQLFGTLPLDVMQRREMELKAKMIPVSHVEKTLIPNMSTAAELKNCYMQKNNSCGDTKEENDFFATWGQMVKEPSDFLSNHTHNFQIPSNVTLSNSITSGPVQFLDTENDEFHEMSKVYMKPGSYKVPIKPADPLPPFMQGSTHDTPFENSVDEVISLKMKSAFTPVTLAPQPKYNTESWPCLIPRRTEEIFSEDQKIIRNVIPPLEMKGMDSLDILSSMTSDRAWEAAKLSAPKLMDFLHEGCKSDTARLYDALGLCTSEEFSAEMKQNDNEKTRNDMWASYIKSQIQNIVWENAVKQDLTQAHNCDDEAKYPDTELRTPFIEDSVAMTTGEPEEHKETRCPNFDQTGNYVREDNQKKPPSKSKVAISGMWYHPKKKKPLPPNTVKKFENIISNLSRLDEAAFIQHDMDIKTAPRFYEIVKYPMCLNDILTKLRNSSYTEIDQVIQDFRRIFNNVKLYLKSYPDTMMKKNVNKIAMEFENVLNEEFPIKMDTNNDVADNIKDKIQKDMLDDKKIQTDNKQNKEEK
- the LOC126973853 gene encoding uncharacterized protein LOC126973853 isoform X1, producing MKGNFTHRGQMQEYGSEKAAEQCEVSEAREKSLESHPGKVQYTVTQKSYGCSKDLDHSKHSYGTITSGILYESSSQSYKSQRYNNTSVPTFSSPPNSPLIGVIFKPSSPNFNSRSTMSDHLNSDRRSQSSWSISNQEPIGTGAKKKIVKSQDKRTAYNSNPRYNERYKETFTEIDPGRKQDRNLRSESSTSLDFFAEGERMVSELCNIPDQSMKYDSNTKNNQKGINQDEERSKSTGSSEVLLTALDKIIIHDQIPNQIVQLAIEACTDAENIAIAHHNRPCFKNIHSICAKTRSNVQKPDSAVANLHSQGIPWVIKNFIFSFVRILDGWKGVKELLSEKHDTFSRIENKYYSPNIRECFVQWQAITKEMLTHIYKTFKCLDHGFTMEQKSFTHNYYATNSAAPRHQNQNKFQTVKSHISTPRTVNSSPQPYNAVQPPWLQNQNQTPVQSLSEGPWPSRPNVSYKKFPVVPPPNSQNFYPLTEQNELEYQKSQYKCDPFIREAKPRQSWTITNIPDFRTIESICHADQRELYNQLRHKMDAELGKAPGQQLFGTLPLDVMQRREMELKAKMIPVSHVEKTLIPNMSTAAELKNCYMQKNNSCGDTKEENDFFATWGQMVKEPSDFLSNHTHNFQIPSNVTLSNSITSGPVQFLDTENDEFHEMSKVYMKPGSYKVPIKPADPLPPFMQGSTHDTPFENSVDEVISLKMKSAFTPVTLAPQPKYNTESWPCLIPRRTEEIFSEDQKIIRNVIPPLEMKGMDSLDILSSMTSDRAWEAAKLSAPKLMDFLHEGCKSDTARLYDALGLCTSEEFSAEMKQNDNEKTRNDMWASYIKSQIQNIVWENAVKQDLTQAHNCDDEAKYPDTELRTPFIEDSVAMTTGEPEEHKETRCPNFDQTGNYVREDNQKKPPSKSKVAISGMWYHPKKKKPLPPNTVKKFENIISNLSRLDEAAFIQHDMDIKTAPRFYEIVKYPMCLNDILTKLRNSSYTEIDQVIQDFRRIFNNVKLYLKSYPDTMMKKNVNKIAMEFENVLNEEFPIKMDTNNDVADNIKDKIQKDMLDDKKIQTDNKQNKEEK